The Synergistales bacterium region TCCACCATGGACCAATCCCATCGCAACAAGGTAACCGAGGTAACCGAGTTCGAAGTGAAAGAACTTGAGAATCTGTTTGTTTTGTTGCTGATGGGCTCATTTACCGGAATTCCGTCGCCCCCATCGTTTGTGGCGGCGGAACTCTTGCCTCATCTGGAGCACGAAATCAAAGTTTTAAACGAACGCGCGAAGAATTCCTTCGATTCGCTTGCCGACATGGCAAGTCTGTTGGACATTGATTGATTCTATGCAAAACAAAAGGCTTTACTCATGAAAACGATCTTTTTCAGCGGGAAAGGCGGGGTAGGCAAATCTACTTTAGCCTCAGCAGTTGCCTGGCAGTTGATGGAAGCGGGGAACCGTGTTTTAGCGGTCTCCTTTGATCCGGCCCACAATCTTGGCGACATTTTCCATACCAAACTCAGTCACCGTAAAAAACGGTTTAAGAAGACAAACCTTTTTTTACAGGAGACTGATCTAGAGCAATCTGCCAATGAATATATTGAGGCTAATATGTCCCTCTTGAATGAGGTGTACAGCTATATGCAGCCCTTTAATATGGACAGCTACTTTAATGTACTGAAATATTCACCGGGGGTAGAGGAGTACGCCGCTATTACCGCCATGGAAAAACTCTTTCGGGAAGAGCAGGAGAACTACGATTACATTGTGATAGATACTCCGCCCACCGGGCTTACCCTTAGAATCCTGGCTTTACCCAAAATAACAGTGGCCTGGATTGACCGTCTGGTAAAGCTCCGCAAACAAATCTTGGAAAAGCGTTACACCATTCACAAACTCAGCGGAAAGTACAGCGAGAAGGGCACCAAACTGGCTTACGAGGAGTCGGAGGACACGGTGATGCGGAAGCTGCTGGATATGCGGGAGCGGTATCAGAATGTGCAGAATTGGCTTGCGGGTGACAAAAACAGCATCTGTGTGGTGTTTAATCCCGACTATCTCTCGTTGCGGGAGTCCCAACGGCTTATGACCGGAGTAAAAGACCTTAATTTACCAATGCATACAGTCTACCACAATAAACTTGATGATCCGAACAGCGATATAGCACAAAAGGTAGAGCAGGAATTATTGAAGGGCCGGCCCGATGTAGTTGTCGAACGGGTGCCCAATATGGCAGAACCGGAACCTACCTGTTACATAATGGATAAAAACCTAATACAATCTTTTCAGGAGAACACTTAGCATGGGCGAAGCAGAAATAACACAACAGCCGATTTTCTATCTTTTTATTGCAGCTACCATATTGCTCACTTTGGGTTACAG contains the following coding sequences:
- a CDS encoding ArsA family ATPase — translated: MKTIFFSGKGGVGKSTLASAVAWQLMEAGNRVLAVSFDPAHNLGDIFHTKLSHRKKRFKKTNLFLQETDLEQSANEYIEANMSLLNEVYSYMQPFNMDSYFNVLKYSPGVEEYAAITAMEKLFREEQENYDYIVIDTPPTGLTLRILALPKITVAWIDRLVKLRKQILEKRYTIHKLSGKYSEKGTKLAYEESEDTVMRKLLDMRERYQNVQNWLAGDKNSICVVFNPDYLSLRESQRLMTGVKDLNLPMHTVYHNKLDDPNSDIAQKVEQELLKGRPDVVVERVPNMAEPEPTCYIMDKNLIQSFQENT